Sequence from the Flexistipes sp. genome:
AAAAAATGGGAGGACACCAAAAACATTGAAGATAATATTCATTTAAAAGTTAAGAGATGCTGGTCTTTCTTGCTCTTACAATAAATGCGCTGTGATTGTACATCCACATCTCGGGTCTGACTGACAAACCGTCGACTTTCCAGGGGCGCTTTATTATTTCGAATGTGCTGAGGTCATCAAAAAAACCGCTTGCTTTCAGTGTATCCACATATGTTTTTACCTGCAGGATTGTTGGTATGTAAGAAACGATAATTCCCCCGCCCACAAGACCGTTTTTTGTATGCTCTATAACATGCCAGGGTTCCGGCACATCCAGCAAAATCCTGTCATATATTCCCTCAAATCCTTCGTAAATATTACCAATTTTTATATCATGTATCTCTGTTAATTCTCTGCAGAAATCATCGATAAATTTTTTTGACTGTTCGGCGAAATCCTCCCTGATTTCATATGTTGTAAGTCTGCCCTGGTTTCCGAGAGCCCGGAGCAGTGCCATAGATAAAGCACCCTGGCCGATACCCGACTCCAATACATTAAGACCGGGATAGATATCAGCTTCCATCAGCATTTGGGCAGTATCTTTGGGATATATAATCTGGGCGTTTCGTTTCAGATTCATTACATAGTCTGTATATGTGGTGCTGAAGATGCGATATTTAAAATTTTTGTTTGTTTTTGCAGTACCCCCGTCACCCGCTTCTATAATATCATTATGATCTATAAAACCGTACTGACTGGAAAAACGCCCCGTTTCCTTGAGCTTTACCATGTGTCTTCTGTTTTTATGGTCGATTAAGACGACTCTGTCACCGTAATTAATATTCTTCATTCGTCTCCTTTGTTTGTCTGCAGTATGTGCATATGGTTATGAAGCGTACTGCATTTTTTTTGTTTTCTTGTCTTTTGATACAGCATTAGTTATTTTATCACAACCCTTTTAACAGCTTTCCCTTGTGTTAGAGATTATTTTTACTATATTGTAAAAACTAATGCAAAGTAAAGGTGGATTATGAATAAACTGCAATCGTACGATAATATATTTCAGCTATTTATCAATACCTGGAGACAATATCCCGATAAAACCGCTTTTGTCTATAGGGTCAATGGGGTTGAATTCGACGTAACCTATAATAAGCTTTTTGAAGATGTGCTTCTGCTCGCAAACGCTTTCATGGAAAAAAAGGTTACAAAAAACTCAAAAGTGGCTATTATTTCGGATAACCGGTACAGCTGGATTGTTACCGATCTGGCTCTGGTTGCAATAGGTGCTGTGAGTGTCCCCAGGGGCAGTGATACACCCGTGGACGAATTTGAGTTCATTATCAATCATTCAGAAAGTGATTTTATTGTTTTTGAGACCCCGGGCTTAATGAAATACACCCTGAGTGATTCCATTGCAAAAAAGATGAAAAACATTTTTGTGATGGAGGGCAATAGTGAACACCGTTTTTTTAATAAAATATATGCCTACAATGAAATCATTAAGAAAGA
This genomic interval carries:
- a CDS encoding tRNA (adenine-N1)-methyltransferase; translated protein: MKNINYGDRVVLIDHKNRRHMVKLKETGRFSSQYGFIDHNDIIEAGDGGTAKTNKNFKYRIFSTTYTDYVMNLKRNAQIIYPKDTAQMLMEADIYPGLNVLESGIGQGALSMALLRALGNQGRLTTYEIREDFAEQSKKFIDDFCRELTEIHDIKIGNIYEGFEGIYDRILLDVPEPWHVIEHTKNGLVGGGIIVSYIPTILQVKTYVDTLKASGFFDDLSTFEIIKRPWKVDGLSVRPEMWMYNHSAFIVRARKTSIS